Proteins found in one Aquibium microcysteis genomic segment:
- a CDS encoding aminopeptidase P family N-terminal domain-containing protein, giving the protein MRRGLIVWNPEEITRAALDARLERLRAALSRDGLDAIILYTNFVRPAAVAYMSSFSPYWADGLLFIPAAGEPIFSTSMSTRMNGWIRSVNPVGDVVNTRRPGVHVGAWLNDHPDVRKVGVVEIEGLPAGIYDDLAATAPQVALVDATALFAEFRGHVDATEHALLSRAAALADEGLAAVDPRTMTDAGAAVGRVEQVARLGGAEEAYVAIAPDTASDLRLARLSGPVRLGRSFAVRSSVAYKGAWVRRTRSFSADPAIAGRIAQLDVWFKDLLAELDPGRGLAPQIEAAAVAAGGSHPRVLVESCSGTYPLQAIASPAQPPRPGTLYVISLAMRAGETGWMAAAPVVPGLPLAAASPASDAA; this is encoded by the coding sequence ATGCGTCGCGGACTGATCGTCTGGAACCCCGAGGAGATCACCCGGGCGGCGCTCGACGCCCGCCTGGAGCGGCTGCGCGCGGCCCTGTCGAGAGACGGGCTGGACGCGATCATCCTCTACACCAACTTCGTGCGGCCGGCTGCGGTCGCCTACATGAGTTCCTTCTCGCCCTACTGGGCGGACGGCCTGCTGTTCATTCCCGCCGCCGGAGAGCCGATCTTCTCGACCTCGATGTCGACGCGGATGAACGGCTGGATCAGGTCCGTGAACCCGGTGGGCGACGTCGTCAACACGCGCCGGCCGGGCGTCCACGTCGGCGCCTGGCTGAACGATCATCCGGACGTCCGCAAGGTCGGGGTGGTCGAGATCGAAGGGCTTCCCGCGGGCATCTACGACGACCTCGCGGCCACCGCCCCGCAGGTCGCGCTGGTCGATGCGACCGCCCTATTCGCGGAGTTCCGCGGCCATGTCGACGCTACGGAGCACGCCCTCCTGTCGCGGGCGGCCGCGCTCGCCGACGAAGGGCTCGCCGCGGTCGACCCCCGGACCATGACGGATGCCGGCGCCGCGGTCGGGCGCGTCGAGCAGGTGGCGCGGCTCGGCGGCGCGGAGGAGGCCTACGTCGCCATCGCGCCCGACACGGCGTCGGACCTGCGGCTCGCGCGATTGTCCGGACCGGTCCGGCTCGGCCGGAGCTTCGCGGTGCGGTCGTCCGTCGCCTACAAGGGCGCATGGGTGCGGCGCACGCGCAGCTTCTCGGCCGACCCGGCGATCGCCGGACGGATCGCGCAGCTCGACGTCTGGTTCAAAGACCTTCTCGCCGAACTCGATCCGGGCCGGGGTCTGGCGCCGCAGATCGAGGCGGCGGCGGTCGCTGCCGGCGGCAGCCATCCGCGCGTGCTGGTCGAAAGCTGCAGCGGGACCTATCCCCTGCAGGCCATCGCATCGCCGGCGCAGCCGCCCCGCCCCGGCACGCTCTACGTCATCAGCCTCGCCATGCGGGCCGGCGAGACCGGCTGGATGGCGGCGGCGCCGGTGGTTCCCGGCCTGCCCCTCGCCGCGGCGTCGCCGGCGTCGGACGCCGCCTGA
- a CDS encoding hydantoinase/oxoprolinase family protein — translation MNIVGTDIGGTFTDLVGCIDGKIVTSKTSTVPADPTEGVATSLRLAGCDMKSLSEVLHGSTIAINTVLERKGARTALITTRGFRDVYAIGRGNRIEAFNLFFHRPKPLIEREFRYEIDERINAAGEVLTPLDTGALETILDDFRANGIQAVAVCLLHAYANPDHERRVGEILRKARPDLFVTLSHEILREYREYERTSTTALNAFIGPRVKAYLGKLESHLRGADFGGKVHIMRSNGGVMSINLAQGQPVSMMESGPVAGMIGAGRLASLLGYDRCIGFDMGGTTAKSSLITNGAPAIEDGYVIGDHASGQPMQLPVVDIVEVGAGGGSIAWIDEGGGAHVGPQSAGADPGPACYGKGNADPVVTDANLVLGRINPRRFLDGGMPLDVEAARRAIREKIAGPLGLSVEQAALGIVRIADSAMSLSVRAVSVNKGVDPRDTAMIAFGGGGPLHAGSIAREIFIPTVIVPKLPGTFSALGMLMASWRQDFVRTLIGRLGSLDVATVRTVYEELDEAGRAQLAADGIAPGAARFEFFADLRYVGQEHAIPIPISRPDDLTDGHAGLKAAFDVEHDQRYGQSAPDESMEVVNLRLIVTSDRADTLAERWLSEPWQAEAARDDTTRPVIFDDAAKPLDARIVWRPALRPGDVVEGPAVIEEQNSTTLVAPGDHVTVADTGHLIIRIGRSH, via the coding sequence ATGAACATCGTAGGAACCGACATCGGTGGCACCTTCACCGATCTGGTGGGCTGCATCGACGGAAAGATCGTCACGTCGAAGACGTCCACCGTCCCCGCCGATCCGACCGAAGGGGTGGCGACCAGTCTCCGGCTCGCCGGCTGCGACATGAAGAGCCTGTCGGAAGTGCTGCACGGCTCGACGATCGCCATCAACACGGTGCTGGAACGCAAGGGCGCGCGCACCGCGCTGATCACGACGCGCGGCTTCCGCGACGTCTACGCCATCGGCCGCGGCAACCGGATCGAGGCGTTCAACCTGTTCTTCCACCGGCCGAAACCGCTGATCGAACGCGAGTTCCGCTACGAGATCGACGAGCGCATCAATGCCGCCGGCGAGGTGCTGACGCCGCTCGACACCGGCGCCCTGGAGACGATCCTCGACGACTTCCGTGCCAACGGCATCCAGGCCGTCGCCGTGTGCCTGCTGCATGCCTATGCCAATCCCGATCACGAGCGCCGCGTCGGGGAGATCCTGCGCAAGGCGCGGCCGGACCTCTTCGTGACGCTGTCGCACGAGATCCTGCGCGAGTATCGCGAGTACGAGCGGACCTCCACCACCGCGCTCAACGCCTTCATCGGCCCCCGCGTCAAGGCCTATCTCGGCAAGCTCGAAAGCCACCTGCGCGGCGCCGATTTCGGGGGCAAGGTCCACATCATGCGCTCCAACGGCGGCGTGATGTCGATCAACCTCGCGCAGGGCCAGCCCGTCTCGATGATGGAATCGGGACCCGTCGCCGGCATGATCGGCGCCGGGCGGCTGGCGTCGCTGCTCGGCTACGACCGCTGCATCGGCTTCGACATGGGCGGGACGACCGCCAAGTCGAGCCTCATCACCAACGGTGCGCCGGCGATCGAGGACGGCTACGTCATCGGCGACCATGCCAGCGGACAGCCGATGCAGCTTCCCGTCGTCGACATCGTCGAGGTCGGCGCCGGCGGCGGCTCGATCGCCTGGATCGACGAAGGCGGCGGGGCGCATGTCGGTCCGCAGAGCGCGGGCGCCGATCCCGGCCCCGCCTGCTACGGCAAGGGCAATGCCGACCCGGTGGTCACCGACGCCAACCTCGTCCTCGGCCGCATCAATCCCCGGCGTTTCCTAGACGGCGGCATGCCGCTCGACGTCGAGGCCGCGCGCCGCGCGATCCGCGAGAAGATCGCCGGCCCGCTCGGCCTGTCGGTCGAGCAGGCCGCGCTCGGCATCGTCCGCATCGCCGACAGCGCCATGTCACTGTCGGTGCGCGCGGTGTCCGTCAACAAGGGCGTCGACCCGCGCGACACGGCGATGATCGCCTTCGGCGGCGGCGGACCGCTGCATGCCGGCTCGATCGCGCGGGAGATCTTCATCCCGACGGTCATCGTTCCCAAGCTGCCCGGCACCTTCTCGGCGCTCGGCATGCTGATGGCCTCGTGGCGTCAGGACTTCGTCCGCACGCTGATCGGCCGGCTGGGCTCGCTCGACGTCGCGACCGTCCGCACCGTCTACGAGGAGTTGGACGAGGCCGGCCGGGCGCAGCTCGCCGCCGACGGCATCGCACCCGGCGCGGCGCGCTTCGAATTCTTCGCCGACCTGCGCTATGTCGGCCAGGAACACGCCATCCCCATCCCGATCTCGCGTCCGGACGATCTCACCGACGGCCATGCCGGCCTGAAGGCGGCCTTCGACGTCGAGCACGACCAGCGCTACGGCCAGTCCGCGCCCGACGAATCCATGGAGGTCGTCAACCTGCGGCTCATCGTCACCTCCGACCGTGCCGACACGCTCGCCGAGCGCTGGCTGAGCGAGCCCTGGCAGGCGGAGGCCGCGCGCGACGACACGACGCGCCCCGTGATCTTCGACGACGCCGCCAAGCCGCTCGACGCGCGCATCGTCTGGCGCCCGGCGCTCCGGCCCGGCGACGTGGTCGAAGGCCCCGCCGTGATCGAGGAGCAGAATTCGACGACGCTGGTCGCCCCCGGCGACCACGTCACGGTGGCCGACACCGGCCATCTGATCATCCGCATCGGACGTTCCCACTGA
- a CDS encoding ABC transporter ATP-binding protein has product MNAPAFRATTDAASAPVVISVKNVSKRFGAAGSSQSVLALDDVSLDIRKGEFVCLLGPSGCGKSTLLNIIGGLTDASTGSARIEGREIKGPTPDAISFVFQESTLFPWYTIVENFNIALKFQGVPPSEWSDRTMKALKSVGMATFANHYPNQLSVGMRQRVNMARGIALKTDVLLMDEPFAALDEQTRMVLGEDLSTLLAETGKTIVFVTHSLAEAVFLSDRIIVMTARPGRIKTVVEVGEPHPRSPDFMLEPRFSELRNELYALLRDEIRAATAAMRDPVAAPVSLHGG; this is encoded by the coding sequence ATGAACGCGCCCGCCTTCCGCGCCACGACCGATGCTGCCTCGGCTCCGGTCGTCATCTCGGTCAAGAACGTCAGCAAGCGGTTCGGCGCCGCCGGATCGAGCCAGTCGGTCCTCGCGCTCGACGACGTGTCGCTCGACATCCGCAAGGGCGAGTTCGTCTGCCTGCTCGGGCCGTCCGGCTGCGGCAAGAGCACGCTCCTCAACATCATCGGCGGGCTGACCGACGCCAGCACGGGCAGCGCCCGCATCGAAGGGCGCGAGATCAAGGGCCCGACGCCCGACGCCATCTCCTTCGTGTTCCAGGAAAGCACGCTGTTCCCCTGGTACACGATCGTCGAGAACTTCAACATCGCGCTGAAATTCCAGGGCGTGCCGCCGTCCGAATGGTCCGACCGCACGATGAAGGCGCTGAAGTCGGTCGGCATGGCGACCTTCGCGAACCATTATCCGAACCAGCTGTCGGTCGGCATGCGCCAGCGCGTCAACATGGCCCGCGGCATCGCGCTGAAGACCGACGTGCTCCTGATGGACGAGCCCTTCGCCGCGCTCGACGAGCAGACCCGCATGGTGCTCGGCGAGGATCTCTCGACGCTGCTGGCCGAAACCGGCAAGACCATCGTCTTCGTCACCCACAGCCTCGCCGAGGCGGTCTTCCTGTCGGACCGCATCATCGTCATGACCGCCCGGCCGGGCCGGATCAAGACCGTGGTGGAGGTCGGCGAGCCGCATCCCCGCTCGCCCGACTTCATGCTGGAGCCGCGCTTCAGCGAACTGCGCAACGAACTCTACGCCCTGCTCCGCGACGAGATCCGCGCGGCCACCGCCGCGATGCGCGATCCGGTCGCCGCGCCCGTCTCACTGCACGGAGGCTGA
- a CDS encoding hydantoinase B/oxoprolinase family protein → MSQIDPITVEVVRNAIVAYGDEMANVLAKSAYNMMIYEVRDYCCGLIDTSGRMISQNRGGLPIFLADLGVAVEDGIARYGLDGFEPGDVLVMNHGYVCGQHLNNVVLYAPCFHEGRLVGFAANRAHWVDIGGMRQGFGSSATTEIFGEGLQMRSLKIFQAGKPNQTLFQIIRDNVRYPDASLGDMRAQIASCQVGARRYGELLARYGQATVEACIREVWNQAEATTRRVIENIPDGVYEAESFLDNDGRNLDKPLRIKITVTVKGSDLTIDYTGTNPQVQSPLNSGRSGGIAGARVAFKALTSPDVDVNEGCFRPLNVILPEGTMLSAKPPAALGQWSIALPTVIDTILRALAPAMPDKVPAAHKGDMGGCSFFGFREDGTRFLLMNIFGGGWGGRPHEDGESAAVSVCQGDVRNSPVELQEIKYPVLIERHALRQDSGGPGEHRGGLGLELTYRVLQTCKVNINFERTLNPPWGLNGGHEAAINEGRVRKKGGTERVVYKETEILLEEGDEVTFLTAGGGGFGDPARRARRAVEGDLRAGLISDRAARSAYGYAPAPAGAELAGAE, encoded by the coding sequence ATGTCCCAGATCGACCCCATCACCGTGGAAGTGGTCCGCAACGCCATCGTCGCCTATGGCGACGAGATGGCGAACGTCCTGGCCAAGTCCGCCTACAACATGATGATCTACGAGGTCCGCGACTATTGCTGCGGCTTGATCGACACCAGCGGCCGGATGATCTCGCAGAACCGCGGCGGCCTGCCGATCTTCCTCGCCGACCTCGGCGTGGCCGTCGAGGACGGCATCGCCCGATACGGGCTCGACGGCTTCGAGCCCGGCGACGTGCTGGTCATGAACCACGGCTACGTCTGCGGCCAGCACCTGAACAACGTCGTGCTCTACGCGCCCTGCTTCCATGAAGGCCGCCTCGTCGGCTTCGCCGCCAACCGCGCCCACTGGGTCGACATCGGCGGCATGCGCCAGGGCTTCGGCTCCTCGGCGACGACCGAGATCTTCGGCGAGGGCCTGCAGATGCGCTCGCTCAAGATCTTCCAGGCCGGAAAGCCCAACCAGACGCTGTTCCAGATCATCCGCGACAACGTGCGCTATCCCGACGCGAGCCTCGGCGACATGCGCGCGCAGATCGCCTCCTGCCAGGTCGGCGCCCGGCGCTACGGCGAACTCCTCGCCCGCTACGGCCAGGCGACCGTTGAGGCATGCATCCGGGAGGTCTGGAACCAGGCCGAGGCGACGACGCGGCGCGTGATCGAGAACATTCCCGACGGCGTCTACGAAGCCGAGAGCTTCCTCGACAATGACGGCCGCAACCTCGACAAGCCGCTGCGCATCAAAATCACCGTGACGGTGAAGGGGTCCGACCTCACCATCGACTACACCGGCACCAATCCGCAGGTACAGAGCCCGCTGAACTCGGGCCGCTCCGGCGGCATCGCCGGCGCCCGCGTCGCCTTCAAGGCCCTGACGTCGCCCGACGTCGACGTCAACGAAGGCTGCTTCCGCCCGCTGAACGTCATCCTGCCGGAAGGCACCATGCTGAGCGCCAAGCCGCCGGCCGCGCTCGGCCAGTGGAGCATCGCGCTGCCCACCGTCATCGACACCATCCTCAGGGCGCTGGCGCCTGCCATGCCCGACAAGGTGCCGGCCGCGCACAAGGGCGACATGGGCGGCTGCTCGTTCTTCGGCTTCCGCGAGGACGGCACCCGGTTCCTGCTGATGAACATCTTCGGCGGCGGCTGGGGCGGCCGGCCGCACGAGGACGGCGAGTCGGCCGCGGTTTCCGTCTGCCAGGGCGACGTGCGCAATTCTCCCGTGGAACTGCAGGAGATCAAGTATCCGGTGCTGATCGAGCGCCATGCGCTGCGCCAGGACAGCGGCGGGCCCGGCGAGCACCGCGGCGGCCTCGGGCTCGAGCTCACCTACCGGGTGCTGCAGACCTGCAAGGTCAACATCAATTTCGAGCGGACGCTGAACCCGCCCTGGGGCCTGAACGGCGGCCACGAGGCGGCGATCAACGAGGGTCGCGTCCGCAAGAAGGGCGGCACCGAGCGGGTGGTCTACAAGGAGACCGAGATCCTGCTCGAGGAAGGCGACGAGGTGACCTTCCTGACGGCCGGCGGCGGCGGCTTCGGCGATCCCGCGCGCCGCGCGCGGCGCGCGGTCGAGGGCGACCTCCGGGCCGGCCTGATCTCGGACCGGGCGGCCCGCTCCGCCTATGGCTACGCGCCGGCCCCCGCCGGCGCCGAACTGGCCGGAGCGGAGTGA
- a CDS encoding ABC transporter permease: MSIADHTTVRPGAPARRIGAFFDGPGGIVRARLALIVVAILALEVYARLFANPTFFPPLTEVGRSLFDTVLADPQIRGAVAAAIWQITIAYGLSIAVGLGLGLAVGWTSFGRRATFPIVLLLYAIPQVVLLPLFVLVFGLGAGSKIAFGFSHGVFPILVNVVAGMRNVNQLYVRGAQSMGANRIDLFRHVIFPHMVPSFFAGLRLGMTMTLLGVILAELYVSTQGIGYFTKVFAETMDPAPLYAIILLLAAIAITFNEIVRIAERRFTRWQA; encoded by the coding sequence ATGTCGATTGCCGATCATACGACGGTGCGGCCCGGGGCGCCCGCGCGGCGCATCGGCGCCTTCTTCGACGGTCCGGGCGGCATCGTCCGGGCACGGCTGGCGCTGATCGTCGTGGCGATCCTGGCGCTGGAAGTCTACGCCCGGCTGTTCGCCAATCCCACCTTCTTCCCGCCGCTGACGGAGGTGGGACGCAGCCTCTTCGACACCGTGCTCGCGGACCCCCAGATCCGCGGCGCCGTCGCGGCCGCGATCTGGCAGATCACCATCGCCTACGGACTGTCGATCGCGGTGGGGCTGGGGCTCGGCCTCGCCGTCGGCTGGACGAGCTTCGGCCGCCGGGCGACCTTCCCGATCGTCCTCCTCCTCTACGCCATCCCGCAGGTGGTCCTGCTGCCGCTGTTCGTGCTGGTCTTCGGCCTCGGCGCCGGCTCCAAGATCGCCTTCGGCTTCAGCCACGGCGTGTTCCCGATCCTGGTCAACGTCGTGGCCGGCATGCGCAACGTCAACCAGCTCTACGTGCGCGGCGCGCAGTCGATGGGTGCCAACCGGATCGACCTGTTCCGGCACGTGATCTTCCCGCACATGGTGCCGAGCTTCTTCGCCGGCCTGCGGCTCGGCATGACCATGACCCTGCTCGGCGTCATCCTGGCCGAACTCTACGTCTCGACCCAGGGCATCGGCTACTTCACCAAGGTCTTCGCCGAGACGATGGATCCCGCCCCCCTCTACGCGATCATCCTGCTTCTCGCGGCGATCGCCATCACCTTCAACGAAATCGTCCGCATCGCGGAACGACGCTTCACGCGCTGGCAGGCCTAG
- a CDS encoding M24 family metallopeptidase codes for MAASGLARDRIDRVSSMMKEAGVDTLVVYGNAWQNDCMRYVADFGILEGQGLAVMRRSGEVTLYLDSPLEADRAGVESPDLTIVHVTDLVAAVGKVMANAGNSRIAAAPMHLLPRGIAARSAQLRLTDLTPQLELLLMRKLNAEVDAIRAAAHLADEGYAVFLEAARPGRADYELVAEVEAFYRAKGVDDNFMILGCGGTEVRGMAPPSGKRLKKGDLVTTELTPCIGGYYVQICRTLVMGEPSAEQRAAFSVYDAALEAGIAAVRHGALASDVARAENDVFRRHGLGDYVTDAYTRVRGHGLGLYVDTKPQILEDVHIPLEAGMTIIVHPNTYHPAVGYMVHGDALIVRQDGADVLTATPRRLFSVPA; via the coding sequence ATGGCGGCGTCCGGACTCGCGCGCGACCGGATCGATCGCGTCTCCTCGATGATGAAGGAGGCCGGCGTCGACACGCTCGTCGTCTACGGCAACGCCTGGCAGAACGACTGCATGCGCTACGTCGCCGATTTCGGCATCCTCGAAGGCCAGGGGCTGGCCGTGATGCGCCGGTCCGGCGAGGTAACGCTCTATCTCGACAGCCCGCTCGAGGCGGACCGTGCCGGCGTCGAGAGCCCGGATCTCACCATCGTCCACGTCACCGATCTCGTCGCCGCCGTCGGCAAGGTGATGGCGAATGCCGGCAATTCGCGCATCGCGGCCGCGCCCATGCACCTTCTGCCGCGCGGGATCGCGGCGCGCTCGGCACAGCTTCGCCTGACCGACCTGACGCCGCAGCTCGAACTCCTGCTGATGCGCAAGCTTAACGCGGAAGTGGACGCGATCCGCGCCGCCGCGCACCTCGCCGACGAGGGCTATGCGGTGTTCCTCGAGGCCGCCCGGCCAGGCCGCGCGGATTACGAACTCGTCGCCGAGGTCGAGGCCTTCTACCGCGCCAAGGGCGTCGACGACAACTTCATGATCCTCGGCTGCGGCGGCACCGAGGTGCGCGGCATGGCGCCGCCGAGCGGCAAGCGCCTGAAGAAGGGCGACCTCGTCACCACCGAACTCACGCCCTGCATCGGCGGCTACTACGTCCAGATCTGCCGCACCCTGGTGATGGGCGAGCCGAGCGCCGAGCAACGGGCGGCCTTTTCGGTCTACGACGCGGCGCTGGAAGCCGGCATCGCGGCGGTGCGCCACGGCGCGCTGGCCTCGGATGTCGCGCGTGCGGAGAACGACGTGTTCCGCCGCCACGGTCTCGGCGACTACGTCACCGACGCCTACACCCGCGTCCGCGGGCACGGCCTCGGGCTCTACGTCGACACCAAGCCGCAGATCCTGGAGGACGTCCACATCCCGCTCGAAGCGGGAATGACGATCATCGTCCATCCCAACACCTATCATCCGGCTGTCGGCTACATGGTGCACGGCGACGCGCTGATCGTGCGGCAGGACGGAGCGGACGTGCTGACGGCCACGCCGCGCCGTCTGTTCAGCGTACCCGCGTGA
- a CDS encoding ABC transporter permease: MAGKDANTLGTRAIQIGFLVAVGLVWWALAANRMVPPLFLPHPEAVWRAFVRLVSGGQFWSAVGVTLTSIVQAYGIAVVCGLAVGYLVSRSRYSTRLFEPLIAACFAVPITLFFPIFILVFGIGPASKVAYGAVYGFFPVALNTIAGFSGVGAHYVKAARSMGASRAQMFRHVLLPAAFPVVVTGLRISFFICFASVLGGEAISSASGVGNNIAHAAELMEPARMFAWIVFVIVTAIILNMVVSHVESRGREH, from the coding sequence ATGGCGGGCAAGGACGCCAACACGCTCGGCACGCGCGCGATCCAGATCGGCTTCCTCGTCGCCGTCGGCCTCGTCTGGTGGGCGCTGGCCGCCAACCGCATGGTCCCGCCGCTGTTCCTGCCGCACCCGGAGGCGGTGTGGCGCGCCTTCGTGCGGCTGGTCTCCGGCGGCCAGTTCTGGTCGGCGGTGGGCGTCACGCTGACGTCGATCGTGCAGGCCTACGGCATCGCCGTCGTCTGCGGGCTCGCCGTCGGCTATCTCGTCAGCCGCTCGCGCTATTCCACCAGGCTGTTCGAGCCGCTGATCGCGGCCTGTTTCGCGGTGCCGATCACCCTGTTCTTCCCGATCTTCATCCTCGTCTTCGGCATCGGGCCTGCCTCGAAGGTCGCCTATGGCGCGGTCTACGGCTTCTTTCCGGTCGCCCTCAACACCATCGCGGGCTTTTCCGGCGTCGGCGCCCATTACGTGAAGGCGGCACGCTCGATGGGCGCCTCGCGTGCGCAGATGTTCCGCCACGTCCTCCTGCCCGCGGCCTTCCCGGTGGTGGTGACGGGGCTGCGGATCAGCTTCTTCATCTGCTTCGCGTCGGTCCTCGGCGGCGAGGCCATCTCATCGGCGTCGGGCGTCGGCAACAACATCGCCCATGCCGCCGAACTGATGGAGCCGGCGCGGATGTTCGCCTGGATCGTCTTCGTGATCGTCACCGCGATCATCCTCAACATGGTCGTCTCGCATGTCGAGAGCCGGGGCCGGGAGCACTAG